In the Streptomyces cinnamoneus genome, CACGGCGAAGACCCAGTGGAAGGCGCCACGGACGTCGAGCGGCGTCAGCAGCTCGCCCCGGCCGCGGCCCAGCGCGGCTCCGCCGACGAGGCTGAACGGCACGTCGCTGCCCAGTTCCGCGCAGATCTCCAGCAGTTCCTCGCGGGAGGCGCCGGTGCCCCACAGCGCGTCGCAGGCGAGCAGCGCGCCCGCGCCGTCGGCGCTGCCGCCGGCCATGCCGCCGGCGACGGGGATGTCCTTGTCGATGTGGAGGTGGACGTTCGCCTCGCGCCCGTACCGGGCGGCGAGGGCGAGGGCCGCGCGGGCGGCCAGGTTGGTGGCGTCGAGCGGCACCTGGGAGGCGTCCGGGCCCGTGCACGTCACGCGCAGCTCGTCGGCGGGGCGGACGGTGACCCGGTCGTGGAGCCCGACGGCCAGGAAGACGTTGGCCAGGTCGTGGAAGCCGTCGGGCCGCAGGGGGCCCACCGCCAGCTGGACGTTGACCTTGGCCGGGACGCTGACCGTGACGGAGGCGGTCACCGGGCGGCTCCCTTGTGCTCGGCGATGGCGGCGAACTCGTTGACGGTCAGCGCCTCGCCGCGGGCCTGCGGCGAGATGCCGGCGGCGACCAGGGCGGCCTCCGCGGCGGCGGCGGATCCCGCCCAGCCCGCCAGTGCGGCCCGCAGGGTCTTGCGGCGCTGGGCGAAGGCGGCGTCCACCACGGCGAAGACCTCCTCCTTGGTGGCCGTCGTCGCGATCGGCTCGGTGCGGCGCACCAGCGAGACGAGCCCGGAGTCGACGTTGGGGGCCGGCCAGAAGACGTTGCGGCCGATGGCGCCGGCCCGCTTGACCTCGGCGTACCAGTTGGCCTTGACCGAGGGCACGCCGTAGACCTTGTTGCCGGGCGCGGCGGCGAGCCGGTCGGCGACCTCGGCCTGCACCATCACGAGCGTCCGCTCGATGGTGGGGAACCGGTCCAGCATGTGCAGCAGGACGGGCACGGCCACGTTGTAGGGCAGGTTGGCGACCAGGGCGGTGGGAGGCGGGCCGGGCAGCTCGGCCACGTGCATGGCGTCGCTGTGC is a window encoding:
- a CDS encoding 4-(cytidine 5'-diphospho)-2-C-methyl-D-erythritol kinase, with product MTASVTVSVPAKVNVQLAVGPLRPDGFHDLANVFLAVGLHDRVTVRPADELRVTCTGPDASQVPLDATNLAARAALALAARYGREANVHLHIDKDIPVAGGMAGGSADGAGALLACDALWGTGASREELLEICAELGSDVPFSLVGGAALGRGRGELLTPLDVRGAFHWVFAVADGGLSTPAVYAECDRLREGTEVPAPEPSEALLQALRDGDAGALAAAVGNDLQSAAVSLRPSLAATLAAGTQAGALAAMVSGSGPTTAFLVSGEAEAEKVADALRTSGTCRAVRVASGPVPGATVLARR
- the rsmA gene encoding 16S rRNA (adenine(1518)-N(6)/adenine(1519)-N(6))-dimethyltransferase RsmA; amino-acid sequence: MSSPSTDESGALLGPADIRELAAALGVRPTKQRGQNFVIDANTVRRIVRTAEVRPDDVVVEVGPGLGSLTLALLEAADRVTAVEIDDVLAAALPSTIAARMPGRADRFALVHSDAMHVAELPGPPPTALVANLPYNVAVPVLLHMLDRFPTIERTLVMVQAEVADRLAAAPGNKVYGVPSVKANWYAEVKRAGAIGRNVFWPAPNVDSGLVSLVRRTEPIATTATKEEVFAVVDAAFAQRRKTLRAALAGWAGSAAAAEAALVAAGISPQARGEALTVNEFAAIAEHKGAAR